From Echinicola soli, a single genomic window includes:
- the rseP gene encoding RIP metalloprotease RseP, with protein MDTLIMVGQLLLGLSILVGLHEGGHMLAAKMFGMRVEKFSIGFPPKIIGFKYGETEYSLGAIPLGGFVKISGMVDESMDTEQLSSEPQPWEFRAKPAWQRLIVMLGGIIVNVITGVLIFIALTYDRGETYFSRDQVIEHGIVAYDIGKQIGFQDGDKVLDVNGHTYQSLSDLSSGDVLLSENGYYTVERDGEIIQIDIPRGFINSFSSQEAMSNFIDIGLPFTVDETMEGTPAAQLGLQNGDKIVALNGERVRYFNDFHRKLEGLAGEPISLAYERNGRRMEGNITVPDDGIIGIHVNHLIEPVKKKYSLNESIFKGTEKAFSVVIVNARALGKMFTGEVSTRNVSGPIGMAKIYGSRWDWVKFWSITGLISMILAFMNLLPIPALDGGHVVFLLYEMISGRSPSEKFLENAQKVGMVLLLALMVFAIGNDILKLFTGS; from the coding sequence ATGGATACTTTGATTATGGTAGGCCAGCTTTTGCTGGGACTATCTATTTTGGTGGGCTTGCACGAAGGAGGCCACATGCTGGCTGCCAAAATGTTCGGGATGCGTGTGGAGAAGTTTTCTATAGGATTTCCTCCCAAAATCATTGGGTTTAAATATGGGGAAACCGAATATTCACTGGGCGCCATTCCTTTAGGTGGTTTTGTGAAGATTTCAGGGATGGTCGATGAGTCCATGGATACCGAACAGCTTTCTTCCGAACCCCAGCCTTGGGAATTCAGGGCGAAGCCAGCTTGGCAGCGTCTGATTGTGATGTTGGGAGGTATTATCGTCAATGTGATCACAGGGGTGCTGATTTTTATCGCACTGACCTATGATCGTGGAGAGACCTATTTCTCAAGGGACCAAGTGATCGAACATGGCATCGTGGCCTACGATATCGGTAAGCAGATCGGCTTTCAGGATGGTGATAAGGTACTGGATGTCAATGGTCATACTTACCAAAGTCTTTCCGATTTGTCAAGTGGAGATGTGTTGCTGAGCGAAAATGGTTATTATACCGTGGAGCGGGATGGTGAAATCATTCAGATTGATATCCCAAGAGGCTTTATCAACTCTTTTTCCAGTCAGGAAGCCATGTCCAATTTTATTGACATTGGGCTGCCGTTTACCGTGGATGAGACCATGGAAGGCACACCAGCCGCCCAATTGGGGCTTCAGAATGGCGATAAAATAGTGGCCCTTAATGGAGAGCGTGTGAGGTATTTTAATGATTTTCACCGAAAACTGGAGGGACTTGCAGGCGAGCCTATTTCGTTGGCCTATGAGCGCAATGGAAGAAGGATGGAAGGAAACATCACTGTTCCTGATGATGGCATAATAGGCATTCATGTAAATCACCTTATCGAGCCGGTCAAAAAGAAATATAGCCTTAATGAATCCATTTTTAAAGGAACAGAAAAAGCCTTCAGTGTGGTGATCGTCAATGCCAGGGCCCTGGGTAAGATGTTTACCGGTGAAGTGTCCACCAGAAATGTCAGTGGTCCGATCGGCATGGCAAAGATTTATGGAAGCCGCTGGGACTGGGTGAAGTTCTGGAGCATTACCGGATTGATCTCCATGATCCTGGCCTTTATGAACCTTCTGCCGATTCCTGCCCTGGACGGTGGCCATGTGGTATTCTTGCTTTATGAAATGATTTCCGGAAGGAGTCCTTCCGAAAAATTCCTCGAAAACGCCCAAAAGGTCGGCATGGTGTTGTTGTTGGCCTTGATGGTGTTTGCAATAGGAAATGATATTTTAAAACTATTTACAGGAAGTTGA
- a CDS encoding 1-deoxy-D-xylulose-5-phosphate reductoisomerase, which produces MSSKKRVALLGSTGSIGTQALEVIKSHAEHFEVEVLTAQNNVDLLIQQALEFQPNAVVIANESHYRKLKDALEPHLIKVYAGEQALVQVVEMETIDVVLTALVGYSGLLPTISAINAGKQIALANKETLVVAGELITNLAKEKGVNIYPVDSEHSAIFQCLVGEFHNPIEKLILTASGGPFRGKDRVFLESVTKEQALKHPNWDMGAKITVDSASLMNKGLEVIEAKWLFGVRPAQIEVVVHPQSIIHSLVQFEDGSIKAQLGLPDMRIPIQFALTYPDRLVSEFPRFDFMQYPSLDFEKPDLETFKNLQLAFDALEKGGNAPCVLNAANEIVVAAFLRDQVGFLEMPDIIAETMATVDYVQSPKLEDFVATDKMARAKTEELIKINK; this is translated from the coding sequence ATGTCAAGTAAAAAACGCGTGGCCCTATTGGGTTCTACAGGCAGCATTGGCACACAGGCACTGGAAGTGATCAAAAGCCATGCGGAGCATTTTGAAGTGGAAGTCCTGACGGCCCAAAATAATGTGGACTTATTGATCCAGCAAGCCCTGGAGTTCCAGCCCAATGCCGTGGTCATTGCCAACGAGTCGCATTATCGGAAGTTAAAGGATGCCCTGGAACCGCACTTAATCAAGGTGTATGCCGGTGAGCAGGCATTGGTACAGGTCGTGGAGATGGAAACCATTGATGTAGTACTGACGGCTTTGGTGGGGTATTCAGGACTGCTGCCGACTATCAGTGCGATCAATGCTGGAAAGCAAATTGCTTTGGCCAACAAGGAAACCCTGGTCGTGGCAGGGGAGCTTATCACTAACCTGGCAAAGGAAAAGGGAGTGAACATTTATCCTGTGGATTCAGAGCATTCGGCAATTTTCCAATGTTTGGTAGGTGAATTCCATAATCCCATTGAAAAATTGATTCTGACCGCTTCCGGCGGCCCCTTTAGAGGAAAAGACCGAGTGTTCCTGGAAAGTGTCACCAAAGAACAGGCTCTTAAACATCCCAACTGGGACATGGGAGCCAAGATCACCGTTGACTCGGCTTCATTGATGAACAAAGGGCTGGAAGTGATCGAGGCAAAATGGCTTTTTGGTGTCCGCCCAGCACAAATTGAGGTGGTGGTACATCCGCAATCCATCATCCATTCGTTAGTACAATTTGAGGATGGAAGTATCAAGGCGCAACTTGGACTGCCGGATATGCGTATTCCTATTCAATTCGCACTGACATATCCGGACAGGTTAGTGTCCGAATTTCCACGGTTTGACTTCATGCAATATCCTTCGCTGGATTTTGAAAAACCCGATTTGGAAACTTTTAAGAACCTCCAGTTGGCTTTTGATGCATTGGAGAAGGGAGGGAATGCACCATGTGTCCTCAATGCGGCAAACGAAATAGTTGTGGCCGCATTTTTGCGAGATCAGGTAGGATTTCTGGAAATGCCGGATATCATTGCCGAAACAATGGCCACTGTAGACTATGTGCAGTCGCCAAAATTGGAGGACTTTGTCGCTACCGACAAGATGGCAAGAGCAAAAACAGAAGAACTAATAAAGATTAATAAATAA
- a CDS encoding S1C family serine protease: MQKSLTTFILAFVAGLLGAWAYQQLFLPDLLLAGHQGSNAEITSHQVNNFTESTNAPPSRAVGNTPVSFVEASERSTESVVFIKNFSGTDYRRYSMFDYFFGPQGGSPQRVSTGSGVIFSEDGYIITNNHVVEDAETLEVIHHKKTYKAKLIGTDPNTDIAVLKIDAAGLPAIKKGSSRDLQIGEWVIAVGNPFNLTSTVTAGIVSAKERQINILGGDFPLESFIQTDAAINPGNSGGALVNVKGELVGINTAILSRTGTYTGYGFAVPVDIAAKIANDLINFGEVQKAIPGVGTEEITPEIAEKMSIESLDGVIVNHIIRNGAAEKAGIKIGDVIIGIDDTDIKGKGSFEEVLSYHYPGDQVTLHYLRDNQQKSARITLQNLHGGTGIIEKEFYSSALLGAKLEAVNTVDKDRYEIDYGVKIMALTRGYLSELGLGNGFILTMVNGEPAEEPEEIGTFLEEYSGRLVLEGITPRGRVFRQSYSVR; this comes from the coding sequence ATGCAAAAAAGCCTAACTACTTTCATTTTAGCCTTCGTGGCAGGATTGCTTGGCGCTTGGGCATATCAGCAGCTTTTTTTACCTGATCTCCTTCTTGCCGGGCACCAAGGGAGCAATGCGGAAATCACCTCCCATCAAGTCAATAACTTTACAGAATCAACCAATGCTCCACCAAGCAGGGCGGTCGGCAATACGCCAGTTTCTTTTGTAGAAGCCTCAGAGCGGAGCACCGAATCAGTGGTGTTTATCAAAAACTTCTCTGGAACCGATTACCGAAGGTACAGCATGTTTGATTATTTCTTTGGCCCACAGGGAGGCAGCCCCCAGCGGGTAAGCACAGGCTCGGGGGTAATCTTCAGCGAAGACGGCTATATCATCACCAATAACCATGTGGTGGAAGATGCCGAAACCCTGGAAGTCATCCATCATAAAAAAACCTACAAGGCCAAACTCATAGGTACCGATCCTAACACCGACATTGCGGTGCTGAAGATCGATGCAGCGGGACTTCCTGCCATCAAAAAAGGCAGCAGCCGTGACCTCCAGATCGGAGAGTGGGTGATCGCTGTGGGCAATCCCTTTAACCTCACCTCCACGGTCACTGCAGGAATAGTCTCCGCTAAAGAGCGACAGATCAATATTCTCGGCGGTGACTTTCCTTTGGAGTCCTTTATCCAAACTGATGCGGCCATTAACCCGGGAAATTCCGGCGGGGCACTCGTCAATGTCAAGGGAGAGCTTGTAGGCATTAACACAGCCATACTCTCCAGAACAGGCACTTATACCGGCTATGGCTTTGCTGTCCCTGTGGATATCGCCGCCAAAATCGCCAATGACCTCATCAATTTTGGGGAAGTACAAAAAGCAATCCCCGGGGTGGGCACAGAAGAGATCACGCCGGAAATTGCAGAAAAAATGAGCATTGAATCGCTGGACGGCGTAATCGTCAACCATATCATCCGAAATGGAGCCGCAGAAAAAGCCGGCATAAAGATCGGGGACGTCATTATAGGAATCGACGACACCGATATTAAGGGGAAAGGCAGTTTTGAAGAAGTCCTTTCTTACCATTACCCAGGGGATCAAGTGACCCTACATTACCTGCGTGACAATCAGCAGAAGAGTGCCCGCATTACCCTCCAAAACCTCCATGGAGGAACGGGGATCATTGAAAAGGAATTTTACTCTTCGGCACTCCTGGGCGCAAAACTCGAAGCGGTCAACACCGTGGACAAAGACCGTTATGAAATAGATTACGGGGTAAAGATCATGGCACTTACTCGTGGCTACCTCAGTGAACTGGGATTAGGGAACGGCTTTATCCTAACAATGGTAAATGGAGAGCCGGCCGAGGAACCGGAAGAAATCGGCACTTTTCTGGAAGAGTACAGCGGAAGGCTCGTCTTAGAAGGGATCACCCCACGAGGCAGGGTATTCAGACAATCTTACAGCGTAAGATAA
- a CDS encoding nucleotidyltransferase substrate binding protein yields the protein MKIQPLSCEQCFKNFQESLTELQEVIEEINLKGVSQKNEQHLHRSFELTHELALKAMMEFFNKQGRPPYTGSRDVTLDAFNEELIDDGKGWLDMIICRIKATPVYTEDVQNKVTQNILKNYIHLFENFENKMKGALNL from the coding sequence ATGAAAATACAACCCTTATCCTGCGAACAATGCTTTAAGAACTTTCAGGAATCACTTACTGAATTGCAAGAAGTTATTGAGGAAATCAACCTAAAAGGCGTCAGTCAAAAAAATGAACAGCACTTGCACCGGTCGTTTGAGCTTACGCATGAACTGGCACTGAAAGCCATGATGGAGTTTTTCAATAAACAGGGCCGCCCGCCCTATACCGGCTCCAGGGATGTCACTTTGGATGCCTTCAATGAAGAACTCATCGATGATGGAAAAGGCTGGCTGGACATGATCATTTGCCGCATCAAAGCAACTCCTGTCTATACGGAAGATGTACAGAACAAGGTCACACAGAACATTCTGAAAAACTACATCCACCTGTTCGAAAATTTCGAAAACAAGATGAAAGGAGCACTGAATCTTTAA
- a CDS encoding LVIVD repeat-containing protein: MKKPLPSTAVLLRILLIFVIAIGFNSCQDQVESTYTYQAKIPVSLKTEVFRDIYVGPVSPRDIQKKGKIYIFDDFLFISEPNKGIHVIDNTSPANPKNISFIEVPGAADLAINDNILYADSYIDLLSFDISDPRDISLANREEDVFTNYYINQEAGTFTYLKDTVITSKDPIRRWNGTGIWLESANFSNVDAGGGQGNYGQGGSMARFTLANGHLYTVDDNDLRLFDISEKADPEFVKQIQLGWGIETIFPFKDKLFIGSTTGMHIYDISVPANPQQLSVYSHITSCDPVVANDDYAFVTLRSGNFCQQGVNLLEVLDITDPSLPKLLKSYPMDNPHGLGLAGEYLYVCEGEYGLKSFNVSDVLKIDQNQLEHLQGLNAFDLIPGPKSLIVIGNKVITQYDYSIPNKLKQLSTITIE, encoded by the coding sequence ATGAAAAAGCCTTTACCCTCAACGGCAGTTCTGCTTCGCATCCTGCTCATCTTCGTAATTGCCATTGGCTTTAACTCCTGCCAAGACCAGGTGGAAAGCACCTATACCTATCAAGCAAAAATTCCTGTATCCCTCAAGACAGAAGTGTTCAGGGACATCTATGTCGGCCCAGTGAGCCCTCGAGACATCCAAAAAAAAGGGAAGATCTATATTTTCGATGACTTCTTATTTATCAGTGAGCCCAATAAAGGCATCCATGTCATCGACAACACCAGCCCTGCCAATCCCAAAAACATCAGCTTTATAGAAGTTCCCGGGGCAGCTGATTTGGCCATTAACGACAATATCCTTTACGCGGACAGCTATATTGACCTGTTATCATTCGATATAAGTGATCCACGTGACATATCATTGGCCAACCGCGAAGAAGATGTCTTCACCAATTATTACATCAATCAGGAAGCGGGCACGTTCACCTACCTCAAAGACACGGTCATCACCTCAAAAGACCCCATCAGAAGGTGGAACGGCACGGGCATATGGCTGGAAAGCGCAAATTTCTCCAATGTGGATGCTGGAGGTGGACAAGGAAATTATGGTCAGGGAGGCAGCATGGCCAGGTTTACCCTCGCCAATGGCCACTTGTACACCGTAGATGACAACGACCTCCGGCTCTTTGACATCAGCGAAAAAGCCGATCCGGAGTTTGTCAAACAAATTCAGTTGGGCTGGGGAATTGAAACCATTTTTCCTTTTAAGGACAAACTTTTTATTGGCTCCACCACGGGCATGCACATTTACGATATATCAGTTCCTGCAAACCCTCAGCAGCTATCGGTCTATTCGCACATCACCAGCTGTGACCCCGTCGTCGCTAATGATGATTATGCGTTCGTAACACTAAGGTCCGGTAATTTCTGCCAACAAGGCGTAAACTTACTGGAAGTCCTGGATATCACTGACCCATCACTCCCCAAGCTGCTAAAATCCTATCCAATGGACAATCCCCACGGTCTGGGATTGGCAGGAGAGTACCTTTATGTCTGCGAAGGGGAATATGGGCTAAAAAGCTTTAATGTCTCCGACGTCCTTAAAATCGATCAAAACCAATTGGAACACCTACAGGGACTAAATGCCTTTGACCTTATTCCAGGTCCTAAATCACTTATTGTCATCGGAAACAAGGTCATCACACAGTACGACTACAGCATCCCAAACAAGCTCAAACAGCTAAGTACCATCACGATCGAATAA
- a CDS encoding ABC transporter substrate-binding protein, with translation MIKHPFFLAFALLLTGACSGPKNEKSSPELQEIKLEYAVGFNLYQGDGYKVIEVTKGFPGNHQPFSYLVKEDASIETPRGNYDAIIKANVQEIILTSTTQIPHLVALDIPTRLVAFPNLDLISSSPLRERIDEGLVEELGSGAKYNIEKIIDLSPDLLMISTLGDNVKDLQLLAKADIPTVINGDYVEQHPLGRAEWIKFTGALTGTFEQASAYFDQIKNNYLTLKGDVQDASFTTIPTVLSGNMYRDIWYAPAGNNWGAIFLEDAGADYIFKDQESTGSLQLSYEVVLDKGLNADIWISTAEFGTLQQMAAADSRYAQFKAFETGDIYTFANTRGATGGLEYFELGYTRPDIILKDLIKIFHPSLIPDYKPYFYQKLN, from the coding sequence ATGATAAAACACCCCTTTTTCTTGGCATTTGCCCTGCTATTGACAGGGGCATGTTCCGGTCCCAAGAATGAAAAAAGCAGCCCTGAACTCCAAGAAATCAAGCTTGAATATGCCGTTGGCTTCAACCTTTATCAGGGAGATGGTTATAAAGTAATCGAAGTCACCAAGGGCTTTCCCGGCAACCACCAGCCTTTTAGCTACCTGGTAAAAGAAGACGCCTCCATTGAAACCCCCAGAGGAAACTATGATGCTATCATTAAGGCCAATGTCCAAGAAATCATCCTGACCTCCACCACCCAGATCCCCCATTTGGTCGCATTGGACATTCCCACACGTCTGGTGGCATTCCCAAACCTTGACCTGATTTCCTCTTCACCACTCCGGGAACGTATCGATGAAGGGCTGGTGGAAGAACTGGGCAGCGGTGCCAAATACAACATCGAAAAAATCATTGACCTATCACCTGACTTGCTGATGATCTCCACGCTAGGGGACAATGTCAAGGACCTACAATTACTCGCCAAAGCCGACATTCCTACCGTCATCAATGGCGACTATGTCGAACAGCACCCCTTGGGCAGGGCAGAATGGATCAAGTTTACCGGAGCACTGACAGGCACCTTCGAACAAGCTTCAGCCTATTTTGATCAAATAAAAAACAACTACCTCACCCTTAAAGGAGATGTTCAGGACGCCTCTTTTACTACTATCCCCACCGTTTTGAGCGGAAACATGTACCGGGACATTTGGTATGCTCCCGCTGGCAATAACTGGGGGGCCATTTTTCTGGAAGACGCTGGTGCCGACTACATCTTTAAGGACCAGGAAAGCACGGGAAGTCTCCAACTCAGCTACGAAGTAGTCCTGGACAAAGGGCTGAATGCAGATATTTGGATCAGCACTGCTGAATTTGGCACCTTGCAGCAAATGGCAGCTGCCGATTCCCGCTACGCGCAGTTTAAGGCTTTCGAAACAGGTGATATCTATACATTTGCCAATACAAGGGGTGCCACCGGCGGCCTGGAATATTTTGAATTGGGCTATACCCGCCCGGACATCATACTCAAAGATTTGATAAAAATCTTCCATCCTAGTCTGATCCCCGATTACAAGCCTTATTTTTACCAAAAGCTAAATTAA